A part of Rhodamnia argentea isolate NSW1041297 chromosome 8, ASM2092103v1, whole genome shotgun sequence genomic DNA contains:
- the LOC115738071 gene encoding pleiotropic drug resistance protein 1-like: MEGGDVYRASKSLRASSSGMWRNSRMDEVFSRSLSRRGDEDDDDEEEALKWAALERLPTFDRLRKGILTASHGRADEVDILNLGFQERKKLVERLVRVTDEDNESFLLKLKNRIDRVGIDLATIEVRYEHLNVETEVHARSRAAPNFINFSIGFIEGLLNFLHILPNRKKHLTILQDVSGIIKPGRLTLLLGPPSSGKTTLLLALAAKLDPKLKTAGKVTYNGHSFNEFVPQRTAAYISQHDLHIGELTVRETLAFSARCQGVGTRYDMLAELSRREKAANIKPDPDIDVYMKAAAMPGQEASVVTDYVLKILGLEACADTMVGNQMIRGISGGQRKRVTTGEMLVGPAMAFFMDEISTGLDTSTTYQIVKSLKQVNHIFNGTAVISLLQPAPETYNMFDDIILLSDGQIVYQGPRDLVLDFFESMGFKCPERKGIADFLQEVTSRKDQQQYWARKDDPYTFVTVREFAEAFHSFHLGRKLRDELSTPFDRSKNHPAALTTKKYGVGVKDLLRACASRENLLMRRNSFVYTFKTFQLTVQACITMTLFFRTHMPRDTITDGGIYIGALFFELVMIMFNGMVEISMTIAKLPVFYKQRDLLFYPAWAYALPIWITKIPITFVEVAVWVFLTYYVIGFDPHADRLFRQYLLLVLAQQMASALFRTIGAVGRNMILANTFGSFSLLLFFSLSGVVLSREEIKKWWIWGYWVSPLMYGQNALAANELLSPNWNKVPFNSSSNETLGVQSLESRGIFANAYWYWIGVGALFGFLLLFNLTFPLALTFLDPYGRTQTIKSGDDQSNDNDNKEGGSIQLPSRGSSHQQVSVISPRSSITRPEMAGVTNRNRGMVLPFEQHSITFDEIKYSVDMPQEMRSQGVVEDKLVLLGGVSGAFRPGVLSALMGVSGAGKTTLMDVLAGRKTGGYIEGTITISGYPKKQETFARISGYCEQNDIHSPHVSVYESLVYSAWLRLPADVNNETRTMFVEEVMELVELNPLRQALVGLPGVNGLSTEQRKRLTIAVELVANPSIIFMDEPTSGLDARAAAIVMRTVRNTVDTGRTVVCTIHQPSIDIFEAFDELLLLKRGGQEIYVGPLGHHSCHLINYFEGIQGVSKIKDGYNPATWMLEVTAPAQELALGIDFAALYRSSVLYRRNKAFVKELSLPPPNSKDLYFPTKYSQSTFTQLTACLWKQHWSYWRNTNYTAVRHLFSIFVALMFGSMYWDIGSKTNRRIDLLNAMGSMYSTAIFLGVQNATPVQPVISVERIVFYRERAAGMYSALPYALAQVLIEVPYILAQVITYTLIVYPMIGFEWTAEKFFWFLFFMFFVILSYNYFAMIAVGLTPNLQVAGIISYAIFPQWNLFSGFLVPRTRMPVWWKWFYWACPTAWTLYGLVASQYGDVEDLLEDSGGSVKQYIKDYLGYRHDFLGVAAVVMVAFPMLFACIFAVSLKALNFQRR; encoded by the exons ATGGAGGGAGGAGATGTCTACAGAGCGAGCAAGAGCCTTCGCGCGAGCAGCTCCGGCATGTGGAGGAACAGCAGGATGGACGAGGTCTTCTCGAGGTCCTTGTCGCGCCGAGGAGACGAggatgacgacgacgaagaagaagctCTCAAATGGGCTGCCCTTGAGAGGCTCCCCACGTTCGACCGCCTGAGGAAGGGCATTTTGACCGCCTCGCACGGTCGAGCAGACGAGGTCGACATCCTGAACCTCGGATTCCAGGAGAGGAAGAAGTTGGTCGAGAGGTTGGTGAGGGTGACCGACGAGGACAACGAGAGCTTCTTGTTGAAGCTCAAGAACCGCATTGACAG AGTTGGAATTGATCTTGCTACAATCGAAGTGAGATATGAGCATTTGAACGTCGAGACGGAGGTTCATGCCCGAAGCAGAGCTGCGCccaatttcattaatttcagTATCGGTTTCATAGAG GGCCTCTTGAATTTCCTGCACATCCTTCCTAACAGAAAGAAACACTTGACTATCCTGCAAGATGTCAGTGGGATCATCAAACCTGGCAG GCTGACATTGCTTTTAGGTCCTCCTAGTTCAGGGAAGACCACACTCTTGTTAGCTTTGGCTGCTAAGCTTGACCCCAAACTAAAG ACGGCAGGAAAGGTTACTTACAATGGACATAGCTTCAATGAGTTTGTGCCCCAAAGAACTGCTGCTTACATAAGTCAACATGATCTTCATATTGGAGAATTGACAGTTAGAGAAACTCTGGCCTTCTCTGCAAGATGTCAGGGGGTCGGAACTCGATATG ATATGTTGGCAGAGctatcaagaagagagaaagcaGCAAATATAAAACCAGATCCTGATATTGATGTCTACATGAAG GCTGCAGCAATGCCAGGTCAGGAGGCTAGTGTTGTCACAGATTATGTTCTTAAG ATTTTAGGGCTAGAAGCTTGTGCAGATACCATGGTCGGAAATCAAATGATCAGGGGTATTTCTGGAGGACAAAGGAAGCGTGTGACCACGG GTGAGATGCTGGTCGGGCCTGCGATGGCGTTCTTCATGGATGAGATATCTACCGGGCTCGATACCTCAACAACGTACCAAATAGTGAAGTCCCTGAAGCAAGTTAATCACATTTTCAATGGGACAGCTGTTATCTCCCTTCTCCAGCCAGCTCCCGAGACTTACAACATGTTTGATGACATTATTCTTCTATCCGATGGCCAGATCGTGTACCAAGGTCCTCGTGACCTTGTGCTAGATTTCTTCGAATCCATGGGATTTAAATGCCCTGAGAGGAAGGGTATTGCCGACTTCTTGCAAGAA GTAACGTCACGGAAAGATCAGCAGCAATATTGGGCACGTAAAGATGATCCTTACACATTTGTGACGGTTCGGGAATTCGCAGAGGCATTCCATTCGTTTCACTTGGGAAGGAAACTCAGGGACGAGCTTTCCACTCCTTTCGATCGAAGCAAGAACCACCCAGCTGCTTTGACTACCAAAAAATATGGTGTAGGAGTAAAGGATTTGCTGCGAGCTTGTGCTTCAAGAGAAAACTTGCTTATGAGAAGGAACTCCTTTGTTTACACTTTTAAGACCTTTCAG CTCACAGTTCAAGCATGTATTACGATGACCCTCTTCTTTCGGACTCATATGCCTCGAGATACCATAACCGATGGAGGGATTTATATTGGAGCATTGTTCTTCGAACTTGTGATGATCATGTTCAATGGAATGGTGGAGATTTCCATGACAATTGCCAAGCTCCCGGTTTTCTACAAGCAAAGAGATCTCCTCTTTTACCCGGCATGGGCATATGCTCTTCCAATTTGGATTACAAAGATCCCAATCACCTTCGTGGAGGTTGCTGTTTGGGTGTTCCTTACCTACTATGTCATTGGATTTGATCCACATGCTGACAG GTTGTTCAGGCAGTACCTTTTGCTTGTGCTCGCCCAGCAGATGGCATCCGCGTTATTTCGGACAATTGGGGCAGTGGGTAGAAACATGATTCTTGCAAACACATTTGGGTCATTTTctctgcttcttttcttttcattaagtGGTGTTGTCCTTTCAAGAG AGGAAATAAAGAAATGGTGGATTTGGGGTTACTGGGTATCACCCTTAATGTACGGGCAGAATGCGCTAGCCGCTAATGAGTTGTTATCACCAAACTGGAACAAG GTTCCCTTCAATTCAAGTTCAAACGAAACACTAGGAGTTCAATCGTTGGAGTCGCGTGGAATTTTTGCCAATGCCTACTGGTATTGGATAGGAGTGGGGGCACTGTTTGGATTCCTTTTGCTCTTCAACCTCACGTTCCCACTGGCTCTCACTTTCCTTGACC CCTATGGACGAACTCAGACCATAAAATCAGGAGATGATCAAAGCAATGACAATGATAATAAAGAAGGAGGATCAATTCAGCTGCCGTCTCGGGGTTCTAGTCACCAACAAGTATCAG TGATTTCACCCAGATCCTCAATTACAAGGCCTGAGATGGCAGGCGTGACTAATAGGAACAGAGGAATGGTCCTGCCATTTGAGCAACACTCTATCACTTTCGATGAAATCAAGTATTCAGTTGACATGCCACAG GAAATGAGGAGTCAAGGTGTCGTCGAGGATAAATTGGTGCTCTTAGGTGGAGTAAGTGGTGCTTTTAGGCCCGGTGTTCTCTCAGCTTTGATGGGCGTTAGCGGTGCTGGTAAAACTACTTTGATGGATGTGTTGGCTGGTAGAAAAACTGGAGGATACATTGAAGGGACCATAACAATATCCGGGTATCCAAAGAAGCAGGAGACATTCGCTCGGATTTCCGGCTACTGCGAACAAAACGACATCCATTCCCCTCATGTTTCTGTATATGAGTCGTTGGTTTACTCTGCATGGCTGCGTTTACCAGCTGATGTCAACAATGAAACCAGAACG ATGTTTGTTGAGGAAGTCATGGAGCTTGTGGAACTAAATCCACTGCGACAAGCCTTGGTAGGTTTGCCTGGTGTCAATGGTCTCTCTACCGAGCAACGCAAAAGGCTAACCATAGCAGTCGAACTAGTAGCAAACCCCTCTATTATTTTCATGGACGAGCCAACCTCCGGGCTCGATGCAAGAGCGGCTGCTATTGTCATGAGAACAGTAAGGAATACGGTGGATACAGGCAGAACTGTTGTGTGCACTATCCACCAGCCGAGCATCGATATATTTGAAGCTTTCGATGAG CTTCTCTTATTGAAACGCGGTGGGCAAGAGATATATGTTGGTCCATTGGGTCACCATTCTTGTCATCTGATCAACTACTTTGAG GGAATCCAAGGAGTTAGCAAAATCAAAGATGGTTATAATCCAGCAACTTGGATGCTTGAAGTCACGGCACCAGCACAAGAGCTTGCTCTGGGGATTGATTTTGCCGCTTTATACAGAAGTTCGGTCTTGTATCG GAGAAACAAGGCTTTCGTCAAAGAGTTGAGTTTACCGCCTCCTAATTCCAAGGATCTCTACTTCCCGACTAAGTATTCACAGTCAACTTTCACCCAATTAACCGCTTGCTTATGGAAACAACATTGGTCTTACTGGCGCAACACAAACTATACAGCCGTTCGGCACCTCTTCAGCATCTTCGTAGCTTTAATGTTCGGGAGTATGTACTGGGATATCGGATCTAAAAC GAACCGAAGAATAGACTTGCTTAATGCAATGGGCTCAATGTATTCAACTGCTATCTTCCTTGGCGTCCAAAATGCAACTCCCGTGCAACCGGTAATATCAGTGGAAAGAATAGTTTTTTACAGAGAGCGAGCTGCCGGAATGTACTCGGCCCTGCCATATGCTCTAGCACAA GTTCTGATTGAAGTCCCCTACATCCTTGCACAAGTCATAACGTACACCCTCATAGTTTATCCGATGATTGGGTTCGAATGGACAGCTGAGAAATTTTTCTGGTTTCTGTTCTTCATGTTCTTCGTCATTTTGAGTTACAACTACTTTGCCATGATAGCAGTAGGCTTGACCCCGAACCTACAAGTTGCCGGCATCATCTCCTATGCAATCTTCCCTCAATGGAACCTCTTCTCGGGGTTCCTAGTGCCGCGAACC AGGATGCCTGTTTGGTGGAAATGGTTCTATTGGGCATGTCCCACTGCTTGGACTTTGTACGGGTTGGTGGCCTCGCAGTACGGCGATGTGGAGGACCTGCTCGAGGACTCTGGCGGCTCGGTGAAACAATACATCAAAGATTACTTGGGTTATAGACACGACTTCCTGGGAGTGGCCGCCGTTGTGATGGTCGCGTTCCCCATGCTCTTTGCTTGCATTTTCGCTGTTTCCCTCAAGGCACTCAACTTCCAGAGGCGATaa